The sequence below is a genomic window from Fusobacterium simiae.
ATTTCCTGTTAAAGTTTCCTCTGTTATTGTACTTAATTCAGAAAGAGTTATTACATTTTTAGCAAATATTTTTTGTGTAATATTTGAAACAAAATATGTAACTATTACACTGATTAAAAGTATTCCCAATACAATAGCTGTTAGTTTAACATCTATACGAAGTAACATAATAATAACAAGAATTATTATTAAAAATGAATAAATAAATCTTGTAAAACCTGTAACTATAACTTCTGCAATTTTTTCGATATCAGTTGTAACCTTACTTAAAATATCTCCAACTTGATTTGTGTCAAAAAAATTCATAGGAAGTTTTGTAAGTTTATCACTCAATTTCATTCTAAGAGATTGAGCTATTTGCTCTCCAAGTATAGCTGATAAATATTCTTGTATATAGTTCAAAACAAAGATTAAAACAGCTATAATTCCCAAAGCAGAAACAGGTTTTATAATAAAACTTGAAAGAGCTTCCCATTTATTAGTAATAGTAGTATCATTCATTATACTCATAATATCATCAATAGCAAGAGCAGAAACCCAAGGGATAGCCACAACTAAAAAAGTTGAAAGGGTATTAGATATTATAGAGATTAAAAATGGAACTTTCTTTTCACTTAATAGTGATAAAAAATTACTGATTGCTTTTTTCATATTTTTTATAGTATCTTCATTATTTTTAGCCATTTTTCCCCTCCTTATTCTAAAATTCCTTGTGATTTAGCAAGTTCAATATATTCATGATTATTTTTTAGTAACTCCTCATGAGTTCCCATTCCAGTAATTTCTCCATCTTTTAAAACAATTATCTTATCTGCATCAGCAATAGTATTTAATCTTTGAGCTATGATAATTGTAATTTTATCTTTTAAGAATGTCTTTAATTCTTTACGAAGTTTAGCATCTGTTGCATAGTCAAGGGCTGAGAAACTATCATCAAATAGATATATATTTGAATCTTTTGAAAGAGCTCTTGCAATGGATAATCTTTGTTTTTGACCACCAGAGAAATTTGTTCCCCCTTGTGCAACAAAGGAATTAAATTTATCAGGTAAAGAGTCTATAAAGTCATAAGATTGAGCAATTTTTGCTATCTTAACCATTTCTTCATCTGTCATATCCTTATTAGCAAATCTAAAATTATCTTTTATAGTTCCACTGAATATATATGCTTTTTGTGGAATATAGCTAATTTGATTTCTTAAACAGTTTAAAGGTAAGTCTAAACTATTAAAACCATTTATTAAAATTTGACCATTCTCTATATCATTCAATCTAAGTAAAACTTTTGCTATTGTAGATTTACCAGAACCAGTTGCTCCAACTATTGCAAATCTTTCTCCTGCTTTAATAGAAAATGAAATATTTTTTAAAATTTGTTTTTCTGCTCCCTTATATCTAAAACATACATTATCAAAAGTTAAAGATATTGGATTTTGTTTTAAAATATCTTCATAGTAAGAATCATCTTTTAAATCAGAACTATCTTTTATTTCACTTGTAGCTGATAAAACTTCTTCTATTCTCTCTATTGAAACGACAGCTTTTGGCATTTGCACCAAAACCATAGAAGACATAATAAGAGCCGAAATAGTTGTTAAAGAGTATTCAACTATAGCAGTTATAGAACCAATTTCCAAAGTATTATTTACAACTTTCATAGCTCCAAAGAAAATTATTAAAGTGATAATAACTGACATAAGAGCAAAAGCCATAGGTGAAAGTAAGGCAAACTTTTTATTGATGATGATATAGTTATCAGTGTAATCTTGAGCTATATCATTAAATTTATCTCTTTCCTTTTTAGAGTTGTCAAAAGCTCTTATAATTTTTGCTCCAATAAATCTTTCTCTTAATACCAAAGTCATTCTGTCCAATTTTTTTTGAACTTTTAAAATATATGGTAAAGATTTAAACAAAGTTAAAATTATTGCACAAGCAAAGACTAAAATTGTAAATAGTGGTATCAAAGCTAAACTTGGTGATAACTGTATAGTCAAAAATATAGAGATTATAGCCATTATTGGACTTGGCAGTATCATTTGAAAAAATGCAACAATAAGTTGTTGAGCATTGTTATTGTCATTTGCCACACGAGTTACCAAAGAAGCTACTCCAAAATCACTGACTTGGTCAAGTGTTAAAGTTTCAATATTTCTCATTAACATTTTTCTATTCTGTTTAGCAAAACGAGCAGCAAAAAGTGCAATAAAATGATTAGCAATAATTCCTGTAACTGTACCAAAAATCAAAATAGCTATCATTTTTATACTTGTGGAATAAACCATATCAATATTTTTTTTGATTATACCTTGATTTATGATATTTGATACCTGAAAAGGTATAGCTAAGGTTGCAAAAGTATTTAAAGTTAAAAATATTGCACCAAGAGATAAAGTCCCTATATTTTCTTTTATATAGGTTCTTAACAATTTCATAAAATCCTCCTCAATAAAGTAGTTAAAATAAAGGGAAGAAATAAATTGCAGCACCTAATGTAAACAATTTATTAATTCCCTTGTGATTTAAAATTAAACATATACGGTATTATAACACTAAAAAATAAAAAAATCAATATTAAAGAAAAAATAGTTCATTGCTAGCTAAATTTCTTAATGACAAAAATAGATTTAATAAAAAGTCAAGCAATATTAAATGTTTTTGCAAAAATATGAAAAAAAAGGTATACTAGTAGAGAAAGCATTTATAAAAAATAAATAATGTGAGGTAAAAAATGAAAGATGAATTATTGAAAAAGATTGAAGATTTATATGATTTAGAGAAATATCAAGATATAATAGATATGATTGAAGCACTTCCAGCAGAACAATTAAATAATGAATTAATAGGACAATTAGGTAGAGCATATAATAATATTAAAAATTATGAAAAAGCAATAGAAATCTTAAAGAGCATAGAATTTGAAGAAGGAAATACTATGCGTTGGAATTACAGAATAGGATATTCATATTTCTTTTTAGAAGATTATCAAAATGCAGAAAAATATTTTTTGAAAGCAAATGAAATAGATCCAGAAGATGAAGAAATTAAAAGGTATTTGTTAAATATATATATAGAATTATCAAAACAACTAATTGATAAAGATAACAATCCAGATAATAAAGATAAGGCAGTAGAATATGCCTTAAAATCTAAAGAATATATAACAACAGATGATGATAAAATTCAATGTGATTCATATTTAGCATGGCTATATGATAAAATTGAAGTTTTTGATGTAGCAGAGGAGCTTTTAAAAAATGTTATCAGCTTAGGTAGAGATGATATTTGGGTGAATTCTGAACTAGGATATTGCTTAGGGGAATTAAATAGATTTGAAGAGTCATTGGAACATTATTTAAGAGCTAAGGAATTAGGAAGAGAAGATGAGTGGATATATTCTCAAATTGGTTGGACATATCGTCGTTTAGAAAAATATGAAGAAGCTTTGAAGGCAGATTTTAAAGCACAAGAATTGGGTCAAAATGATGCCTGGATTAATGTTGAAATAGGAATTTGTTATAAAGAATTAGAGAAATTTGAAGAGACTATAAAATATTATTCTATAGCAAATGAATTAAATCAAGGTAAAAACCTTTGGTTATTATCAGATATAGCTTGGGTTTATGGAGCTATGGGAAATTATGATGAGGAATTAAAATATTTAGAGCAAACAAAAAAACTTGGTAGAAAAGATGAATGGATAAATGCTGAGTATGGAAAAGTTTACTATAAATTAGAACAATATGAAAAGGCATTAAGATATTTCAATAAAGCAAAAAAATTGGGTCAAAATGATGCTTGGATTAATGTTCAAATAGCAAGATGTTTTAAAGCATTGGATAAAAATGAAGATGCTTTAAAGGCCTATTTAAAAGCGGAAAAATTTGATGATAGTGATGTATGGTTACTATCTGAAATAGCTTGGCTTTATGATGGAATAGGTAAATATAAAGAAGGTTTAAAATATCTTAAAAGAATTGAAAAATTAGATAGAGATGATTGTTGGTTTAACACAGAATATGGTTTTTGTTTGATGAGACTTCAAAAATATGAAAAAGCCATAGAAAAATATAAACATGCTTTGGAATTAAAAGAAGAACTAAATGAAGAAATTTATTTAAATTGTCAACTTGGATTCTGTTATCGTATTTTAGAAAAATATGAAGAAGCATTGAAATATCAGCTAAAGGGAAAGGAACTTGGAAGGAATGATGATTGGATAAATATAGAAATTGGTTTATGTTATAAAGAATTAAATGATTATGAGAAAGCACTTGAACATTATTTAATAGCTTATGAACAAGATAAAGAGGATATTTGGTTACTATCTGATATTGGTTGGATCTATAATGAGCTTGACAAACAAGAAGATGGCTTACAATTTTTGTTAAAAGCACAAGAATTAGGAAGAGAAGACAGTTGGATATATGCAGAATTAGGACAATGTTTAGGTAGATTAGGAAAGTCTGAAGAAGGTATTGAAAAATTAAAAAAGGCTTTGGAAATACTTGAGGAAGATAAAACAAATGACAATATAGACGAAAAAATTTTTGTAAACTCTGAAATAGGTTGGCTTTATGGGAAAATAGAAAATTCAGACCCTAATGAAGCATTACATTATCTATATGCTGCAAGAGATTTAGGTAGAGATGATCAATGGCTTAATGCAGAAATAGGCTGGGAATTAGGATACAAGGCTAATAAAGATGAAGAAGCAGTAAAATATTTTGAAAGATCTATTGAATTAGGAAGAGATGACGAATGGGTTTGGGCAAGAGTTGCTAATATCTATTTTGATTTAGAAAGATATGAAGATGCTTTAAAAGCATATAATAGAGCTTATGAACTTGAAGGCTCATATAAAGAAGGAAAAGATAGTTTATATATATGCAGTATTGGAAGAACTTTAAGAAGGCTAGGAAGATATGAAGAAGCTGTTGAAAAACTTTTAGAATCAAGAAAACTTTCTCTTGAAGAAGGAGATGTTGTAGATTTAGAAGATTTAGAGCTTGCATATTGTTATGCTGTTCTTGGAGATAAAGACAAGGCAGAAGAACATATGAAATTATCCATTGATTCATTGGGAACTTATGCAGAAAGTGAAGAATATTTGAAAAAACAATTTGATGAGATTAGAGAAATGATAAATATTTTGTCTAAACCATCATAACATAAATAAGTTGTAGGAGGTATATTATGGAAGAAAATCGTATCAAAGGAAAAATAGCATTTATTTCAGGAGCAAGTAGTGGAATAGGAAAAGCCACAGCAGAGAAATTAGCACAGATGGGGGTTAATCTTATTTTATGTGCTAGAAGAGAAAATATTTTAAACGAATTAAAAGAAAATCTTGAAAAGCAATATGGAATTAAGGTTAAAAATTTAGTTTTTGATGTAAGAAACTATGATGATGTTTTAAAAAATATCAATTCATTAGATGATGAATGGAAGAAAATAGATATATTAGTTAATAATGCAGGACTTGCTATTGGACTTGAAAAATTCTATGAATATAATATGGATGATGTTGACAAAATGGTTGATACTAATATAAAAGGTTTTGTATATATTGCAAATACTATTATTCCACTTATGTTAGCAACAGATAAAGTTTGTACAATAATTAATATAGGCTCTGTTGCTGGAGAAATAGCATATCCAAATGGTAGTATCTACTGTGCAACAAAATTTGCTGTGAGAGCAATAAGTGATTCAATGAGATCAGAACTTATAGATAAAAAAATAAAAGTTACAAATATAAAGCCTGGACTTGTTGATACAGAATTTAGTACAGTAAGATTTAGAGGTGATAAAGAAAAAGCTGATAATGTATATAAAGGAATAGAGCCATTATATGCAGAAGATATAGCAGATACAATAGCTTATGTTGCTAATTTACCAGAAAAAATTCAAATTACAGATTTATCTATAACTCCTTTACACCAAGCTAATGCT
It includes:
- a CDS encoding ABC transporter ATP-binding protein, encoding MKLLRTYIKENIGTLSLGAIFLTLNTFATLAIPFQVSNIINQGIIKKNIDMVYSTSIKMIAILIFGTVTGIIANHFIALFAARFAKQNRKMLMRNIETLTLDQVSDFGVASLVTRVANDNNNAQQLIVAFFQMILPSPIMAIISIFLTIQLSPSLALIPLFTILVFACAIILTLFKSLPYILKVQKKLDRMTLVLRERFIGAKIIRAFDNSKKERDKFNDIAQDYTDNYIIINKKFALLSPMAFALMSVIITLIIFFGAMKVVNNTLEIGSITAIVEYSLTTISALIMSSMVLVQMPKAVVSIERIEEVLSATSEIKDSSDLKDDSYYEDILKQNPISLTFDNVCFRYKGAEKQILKNISFSIKAGERFAIVGATGSGKSTIAKVLLRLNDIENGQILINGFNSLDLPLNCLRNQISYIPQKAYIFSGTIKDNFRFANKDMTDEEMVKIAKIAQSYDFIDSLPDKFNSFVAQGGTNFSGGQKQRLSIARALSKDSNIYLFDDSFSALDYATDAKLRKELKTFLKDKITIIIAQRLNTIADADKIIVLKDGEITGMGTHEELLKNNHEYIELAKSQGILE
- a CDS encoding tetratricopeptide repeat protein; protein product: MKDELLKKIEDLYDLEKYQDIIDMIEALPAEQLNNELIGQLGRAYNNIKNYEKAIEILKSIEFEEGNTMRWNYRIGYSYFFLEDYQNAEKYFLKANEIDPEDEEIKRYLLNIYIELSKQLIDKDNNPDNKDKAVEYALKSKEYITTDDDKIQCDSYLAWLYDKIEVFDVAEELLKNVISLGRDDIWVNSELGYCLGELNRFEESLEHYLRAKELGREDEWIYSQIGWTYRRLEKYEEALKADFKAQELGQNDAWINVEIGICYKELEKFEETIKYYSIANELNQGKNLWLLSDIAWVYGAMGNYDEELKYLEQTKKLGRKDEWINAEYGKVYYKLEQYEKALRYFNKAKKLGQNDAWINVQIARCFKALDKNEDALKAYLKAEKFDDSDVWLLSEIAWLYDGIGKYKEGLKYLKRIEKLDRDDCWFNTEYGFCLMRLQKYEKAIEKYKHALELKEELNEEIYLNCQLGFCYRILEKYEEALKYQLKGKELGRNDDWINIEIGLCYKELNDYEKALEHYLIAYEQDKEDIWLLSDIGWIYNELDKQEDGLQFLLKAQELGREDSWIYAELGQCLGRLGKSEEGIEKLKKALEILEEDKTNDNIDEKIFVNSEIGWLYGKIENSDPNEALHYLYAARDLGRDDQWLNAEIGWELGYKANKDEEAVKYFERSIELGRDDEWVWARVANIYFDLERYEDALKAYNRAYELEGSYKEGKDSLYICSIGRTLRRLGRYEEAVEKLLESRKLSLEEGDVVDLEDLELAYCYAVLGDKDKAEEHMKLSIDSLGTYAESEEYLKKQFDEIREMINILSKPS
- a CDS encoding SDR family NAD(P)-dependent oxidoreductase; translated protein: MEENRIKGKIAFISGASSGIGKATAEKLAQMGVNLILCARRENILNELKENLEKQYGIKVKNLVFDVRNYDDVLKNINSLDDEWKKIDILVNNAGLAIGLEKFYEYNMDDVDKMVDTNIKGFVYIANTIIPLMLATDKVCTIINIGSVAGEIAYPNGSIYCATKFAVRAISDSMRSELIDKKIKVTNIKPGLVDTEFSTVRFRGDKEKADNVYKGIEPLYAEDIADTIAYVANLPEKIQITDLSITPLHQANAIHIYKEK